The proteins below are encoded in one region of Marinobacter sp. F4206:
- a CDS encoding DUF1653 domain-containing protein — protein MTDIKHPVKPGRYRHYKGKDYQVIDLARHSETEEWMVVYRCLYGDHSLWVRPLSMFRETVELAGEQVPRFSRIDDD, from the coding sequence ATGACCGACATTAAACATCCGGTTAAACCCGGACGCTACCGCCACTACAAAGGCAAGGATTACCAGGTTATCGACCTGGCCCGGCACAGTGAAACCGAGGAGTGGATGGTGGTGTACCGCTGCCTCTACGGTGACCACAGCCTCTGGGTCCGGCCACTGTCGATGTTCCGGGAGACCGTGGAACTCGCCGGCGAACAGGTACCCCGCTTTTCCCGCATCGACGACGACTGA
- a CDS encoding diguanylate cyclase translates to MSHPAINAALSYLLLVLSLVLFSGTSPVSAATTDYLWLEDPGDQLTIREAMALDAGQWQAFDPDQVLNLGFSDGAFWLRVAVPPEPRNRVLEIAYPLLDVVDIFWVRDGEIVRRYATGDTRPFASRPLYHRNFVFLVPSNTDTVTAFVRVKTQGAVQIPVEVVASADFLAGEQLSYGWQAMFLGIIVALALYNLFLFLIVRQATYLWYVLTVVSTGLVHLHFHGLLFQWWWPDLPAVNRYFTVPIIGLAMVAAIMFSIQFLAVARYSQFSYRFLLALLIGSGLSVVYGLFGGYQTGIGMVAVLAAIATPAAWLIGLYVWCRGQKLAGFYVLAWTPLLLGHLILAVSKLGYLPRTFLTEFGPQIGVAMEVVLLSFALAHRINLERRRRLKAQEQALSIQRQANQTLEERVRERTEELERANQRLESISFTDGLTQIPNRRQFDTRIREEWTRTGRQGQPLSLLLLDIDHFKSVNDRYGHLVGDDCLITVAAIFAHQIQRSGDLLARYGGEEFAVLLPATPEAGAEQVAERLRRAVETATVYPGAQEAAISLSVSVGVATMVARAEEKPDELIRRADEALYEAKGAGRNRVITFRGVQAIPADDP, encoded by the coding sequence ATGAGCCACCCCGCTATCAACGCGGCCCTGTCGTATCTGTTACTGGTCCTGTCCCTGGTCCTGTTCTCAGGCACGAGTCCGGTGTCCGCCGCCACGACGGACTATCTCTGGCTCGAGGATCCGGGGGACCAGTTGACCATCCGAGAGGCCATGGCGCTTGACGCCGGCCAGTGGCAGGCCTTCGATCCCGACCAGGTGCTCAATCTCGGCTTCAGTGACGGTGCCTTCTGGCTTCGGGTGGCGGTGCCGCCGGAGCCCCGGAACCGGGTCCTGGAAATCGCTTACCCGCTGCTGGATGTGGTCGACATCTTTTGGGTCCGGGACGGTGAGATCGTCCGTCGATATGCAACCGGCGACACACGGCCCTTTGCGAGCCGGCCCCTGTACCATCGCAATTTCGTGTTCCTGGTGCCGTCGAACACCGACACAGTTACCGCCTTTGTCCGGGTAAAAACCCAGGGCGCGGTCCAGATTCCGGTTGAAGTGGTGGCCTCGGCCGACTTCCTGGCCGGCGAGCAGCTGTCCTATGGCTGGCAGGCCATGTTCCTCGGCATCATTGTCGCCCTGGCCCTGTACAACCTGTTTCTATTCCTCATCGTTCGCCAGGCCACGTACCTCTGGTATGTCCTGACCGTAGTCTCGACCGGCCTGGTCCACCTGCATTTTCACGGTTTACTGTTCCAGTGGTGGTGGCCGGATCTGCCCGCAGTGAACCGTTACTTCACGGTCCCGATCATCGGCCTGGCGATGGTGGCGGCGATCATGTTCAGCATCCAGTTTCTGGCGGTGGCCCGGTACAGCCAGTTCAGCTACCGGTTTTTGCTGGCGTTGCTGATCGGCTCCGGGCTGAGCGTGGTGTATGGGCTGTTCGGCGGTTATCAGACCGGTATTGGCATGGTGGCCGTGCTCGCGGCGATTGCGACGCCGGCGGCCTGGCTGATCGGGCTCTATGTCTGGTGTCGGGGTCAGAAACTGGCGGGCTTCTACGTGCTGGCCTGGACTCCGCTGCTGCTGGGGCACCTGATCCTCGCCGTCAGCAAGCTCGGCTATCTGCCGCGGACCTTCCTGACGGAATTTGGCCCCCAGATTGGCGTCGCAATGGAGGTGGTCCTGCTGTCGTTTGCGCTGGCCCACCGCATCAACCTGGAGCGTCGACGCCGGCTGAAAGCCCAGGAGCAGGCCCTGTCGATCCAGCGCCAGGCGAACCAGACGCTCGAAGAGCGGGTTCGCGAACGCACGGAGGAACTGGAACGCGCCAACCAGAGGCTCGAGTCAATCAGCTTCACCGACGGCCTGACCCAGATTCCGAACCGCCGACAGTTCGATACCCGGATTCGGGAAGAATGGACCCGCACGGGTCGCCAGGGGCAGCCCCTGAGTCTGTTGCTGCTGGATATCGATCATTTCAAATCGGTCAATGACCGTTACGGTCATCTCGTGGGTGACGACTGCCTGATCACGGTGGCGGCCATCTTTGCGCACCAGATCCAGCGTTCGGGGGATCTGCTGGCCCGTTACGGTGGCGAGGAATTTGCCGTGCTGCTGCCCGCCACCCCGGAAGCGGGCGCGGAGCAGGTGGCGGAGCGGTTGAGGCGGGCCGTCGAGACTGCCACGGTCTACCCGGGCGCTCAGGAAGCGGCGATCAGCCTCAGTGTCAGCGTGGGTGTTGCAACGATGGTTGCCCGGGCGGAGGAAAAGCCGGATGAACTCATCCGGCGAGCGGATGAAGCCCTGTACGAGGCCAAGGGCGCCGGTCGCAACCGCGTGATAACCTTCCGCGGGGTTCAGGCGATCCCCGCGGACGACCCCTAG
- a CDS encoding DoxX family protein has protein sequence MLENADLGKLIIRLTLGGLMLFHGIAKLLHGVGFIEGELASHGLPAFLAYGVFVGELIAPLMVLLGYHTRIGALLIVFNMVVAIVLVHANQLLSLGGNGGWALELQGFFLFTALALMFLGPGRYKLKN, from the coding sequence GTGCTTGAGAACGCCGATCTGGGGAAACTGATTATCCGCCTGACACTGGGCGGCCTGATGCTGTTTCACGGCATTGCCAAACTGCTCCATGGCGTCGGCTTCATCGAGGGTGAACTGGCCAGCCACGGCTTACCCGCCTTCCTGGCCTACGGCGTTTTCGTCGGCGAACTAATTGCCCCGCTGATGGTGCTGCTGGGCTATCACACCCGAATCGGAGCCCTGTTGATTGTCTTCAACATGGTGGTCGCCATTGTCCTGGTACACGCCAATCAGCTGCTGTCGCTGGGAGGCAATGGCGGCTGGGCGCTGGAGCTGCAGGGGTTCTTCCTGTTCACCGCCCTGGCCCTGATGTTCCTCGGACCGGGCCGCTACAAACTGAAAAACTGA
- a CDS encoding group 1 truncated hemoglobin — MTRLSSKAGVFSLVLIAALTLAGCQSAPETPEASLYQQLGERAGIAQIVEDLLFLIVDDERINQQFKGMDVASFHRNLTDQLCQLSGGPCTYSGREMREVHADMAITDTQFNALAENLILAMEDNDVPTGAQNRLLKRLIPLYPDVRHL, encoded by the coding sequence ATGACCCGCCTGAGTTCGAAAGCCGGCGTCTTCAGCCTGGTCCTGATCGCTGCCCTGACCCTGGCAGGCTGCCAGTCTGCCCCGGAAACGCCCGAGGCGTCGCTCTACCAGCAACTCGGCGAACGCGCCGGTATCGCGCAGATTGTCGAGGACCTGCTCTTTCTGATCGTGGACGATGAACGCATCAACCAGCAGTTCAAGGGCATGGACGTCGCCAGCTTTCATCGCAACCTGACCGATCAGCTGTGCCAGCTCAGTGGCGGCCCCTGCACCTACAGTGGCCGGGAGATGCGGGAAGTGCACGCTGACATGGCGATCACCGATACCCAATTCAACGCCCTGGCGGAAAACCTGATCCTCGCCATGGAGGACAATGACGTTCCGACCGGCGCCCAGAACCGCTTGCTGAAGCGGCTGATTCCCCTGTACCCGGATGTCCGCCACCTTTGA
- a CDS encoding DUF3034 family protein produces the protein MNYCPPFVAALFLVAAQGAMADIGSRIWATGGVTTIDGSAGGGLVPWALLGSYASDEEWGGTLALSRAETDDYTLSVAGAGVNWRNRLELTVARQSLDLDALVFTLKNGFGLEQDELNQDIFGAKVRLTGDVLYSPWGQWSAGLQYKRQRNFTVPDAIGARDDSGTDVYLSGSKLFFAALFDRNLLLNATARATRANQGGLLGFGGDRNNSYEVMAEASVGLFLNRQWLVGAEYRQKPDNLGFAKEDDWWDLFIAWVPDRRLAVTAAVVNLGDVATLADQRGLYLSLQGSF, from the coding sequence ATGAACTATTGCCCGCCGTTCGTGGCAGCATTGTTCCTCGTTGCCGCCCAGGGCGCTATGGCCGACATCGGCAGCCGGATCTGGGCAACCGGTGGTGTCACCACCATTGACGGCAGCGCCGGAGGCGGGCTCGTGCCCTGGGCACTGCTGGGCAGCTACGCCAGCGATGAGGAGTGGGGCGGAACACTGGCCCTGAGCCGTGCCGAAACCGACGACTACACCCTGTCCGTGGCCGGTGCCGGCGTTAACTGGCGAAACCGGTTGGAACTGACGGTGGCCCGGCAGAGTCTCGATCTGGACGCGCTGGTGTTTACCCTCAAGAACGGCTTTGGTCTGGAACAGGACGAACTGAACCAGGACATCTTCGGTGCCAAGGTCCGGCTCACCGGCGACGTGCTCTACAGTCCCTGGGGACAATGGTCGGCGGGTCTCCAGTACAAACGCCAGCGCAACTTCACCGTTCCGGATGCCATCGGTGCCAGGGACGACAGCGGCACCGATGTCTACCTCAGTGGCAGCAAACTCTTCTTCGCCGCGCTGTTTGACCGCAACCTGCTGCTTAACGCCACGGCCCGCGCCACCCGGGCCAACCAGGGCGGACTGCTGGGCTTTGGCGGTGACCGCAACAACAGCTACGAGGTAATGGCGGAGGCCAGCGTGGGCCTGTTCCTGAACCGTCAGTGGCTGGTTGGCGCGGAATACCGTCAAAAGCCGGACAATCTCGGTTTCGCCAAGGAAGATGACTGGTGGGACCTGTTCATCGCCTGGGTTCCGGACCGGCGCCTGGCGGTTACTGCCGCGGTGGTGAACCTGGGCGATGTAGCCACCCTGGCAGACCAGCGGGGCCTGTACCTGTCATTGCAAGGGAGTTTCTGA
- a CDS encoding bifunctional diguanylate cyclase/phosphodiesterase, whose product MGLAERLGFRGRLIAAMIALVVLVSLVIGALLMVYLFEDEKSRATQQLTIGERMTREVMARRTDLNLSRLSVVVQDFGFRSAVASGDPATLDSALENHSRRAQADFALLINSAGDLLASTLNHRMPEVPRALDQTGPASATTRAFTYVGGQGYEILQVPVEGPGLRARLVAGFRLDQSLANVIARLSGTDVVFRARTRAGEGFQILAATGDHEMPMTQELTPAPRTRNLFDPTQYFSRTINLGGDSAPDIEAVLMISREASLQNYYTRAEEIGLLVSAILVLAILLALVIARYLGKPVLQLADYARAVGDGQNPTPPDIRIGGELRRLRNALGDMLERLREREAHIRYAATHDDVTGLGNRNALMQSARELFDEKGSCTLIGLRLDDLSDVNDTLGLEFGDKVLTGLSERLQAELPDARIIARTGGGEFLALVPSRSPERVDALTRHLHAVIESPLQINNTPFSIRAVMITMELPTDAADTNELRRRLNLTFEQAQEHPERVTRYQPGQDESHLRELQLISDLHTAISDNGLHMNYQPKLDTRTGQLVQVEALVRWIHPELGFVSPEEFIFLAEQSGQIHDLTAHILKRVAADARAWAEQGIDAGIAINLSAMDLTWPALTKHIAETFSDWHHDLDRITLEVTESALMEDPDEALATLNQLKALGVTLSVDDFGTGYSSLSQLRKLPVQELKIDKSFVLKLDSEPQDQLIVKSTIDMAHGLGLKVVAEGIETLPAWQLLQQWGCNLGQGFYLSRPVAATDLAETARSLVARHQELTKRPMEYSQ is encoded by the coding sequence ATGGGACTGGCTGAACGCCTGGGCTTCCGCGGCCGACTGATTGCGGCGATGATTGCCCTGGTGGTGCTCGTCAGCCTGGTCATTGGCGCCCTGCTGATGGTGTACCTGTTCGAGGATGAGAAAAGTCGGGCTACCCAGCAGCTCACCATCGGCGAACGGATGACCCGGGAAGTGATGGCGCGCCGGACCGACCTGAACCTGTCCCGGCTCTCGGTGGTGGTTCAGGATTTCGGCTTCCGCTCTGCAGTGGCCAGCGGCGATCCTGCGACGCTCGACAGTGCCCTGGAAAATCACAGCCGGCGAGCCCAGGCCGACTTCGCTTTGCTGATCAACAGCGCGGGCGATCTTCTCGCCTCGACGCTGAACCACCGCATGCCGGAAGTGCCGCGTGCCCTTGACCAGACGGGGCCGGCATCCGCTACCACTCGGGCCTTCACCTACGTCGGCGGGCAGGGCTACGAAATCCTGCAGGTGCCGGTCGAAGGGCCCGGCCTTCGGGCGCGGCTGGTGGCGGGGTTCCGCCTGGACCAGAGCCTGGCCAATGTGATCGCACGCCTGAGCGGAACCGACGTGGTTTTCAGGGCGCGAACGAGAGCCGGCGAAGGCTTCCAGATTCTGGCCGCGACGGGCGATCACGAGATGCCCATGACTCAGGAGCTGACCCCGGCACCGCGAACCCGGAACCTCTTCGATCCTACCCAATATTTCAGCCGCACGATCAACCTGGGCGGTGACTCGGCACCGGATATCGAAGCGGTCCTGATGATCAGCCGTGAGGCCAGCCTGCAAAACTACTACACCCGGGCCGAGGAGATTGGACTGCTGGTCAGCGCCATCCTGGTCCTGGCCATCCTGCTGGCCCTGGTCATTGCCCGTTACCTCGGCAAGCCCGTACTTCAGCTCGCGGACTATGCCCGGGCCGTCGGCGACGGCCAGAACCCGACGCCACCCGATATCCGTATCGGCGGCGAGTTGCGGCGGCTCCGGAACGCCCTTGGCGATATGCTTGAGCGCCTGCGCGAGCGGGAAGCCCATATCCGGTACGCCGCCACCCACGACGATGTTACCGGCCTGGGCAATCGCAATGCACTGATGCAGTCGGCCCGGGAGCTGTTCGACGAGAAGGGCAGCTGTACCTTGATCGGACTGCGACTGGATGACCTGTCCGATGTCAACGACACCCTGGGTCTGGAGTTCGGCGACAAGGTACTGACCGGGCTCTCGGAGCGGTTGCAGGCGGAACTGCCGGATGCCCGCATCATTGCCCGAACCGGTGGCGGCGAGTTCCTGGCACTGGTGCCATCCCGGAGTCCTGAGCGCGTGGATGCGCTGACTCGACACCTTCATGCCGTGATCGAGTCGCCACTGCAGATCAACAACACCCCGTTCTCCATTCGGGCGGTCATGATCACCATGGAGCTGCCGACAGATGCAGCCGACACCAACGAACTGCGCCGCCGGCTGAACCTGACCTTCGAGCAGGCCCAGGAACACCCGGAACGGGTTACCCGCTATCAGCCGGGCCAGGATGAAAGCCACCTGCGGGAACTTCAGCTCATTTCCGATCTGCACACGGCAATCTCGGACAACGGCCTGCACATGAACTACCAGCCAAAACTGGATACCCGAACCGGTCAGCTGGTGCAGGTGGAGGCATTGGTTCGCTGGATTCATCCGGAACTCGGCTTCGTCTCCCCGGAGGAGTTCATTTTCCTGGCCGAGCAATCGGGGCAGATCCATGACCTCACCGCCCATATCCTGAAGCGCGTTGCCGCCGACGCCCGAGCCTGGGCAGAGCAGGGCATTGATGCCGGCATCGCCATCAATCTATCGGCCATGGACCTGACCTGGCCGGCCCTGACCAAACACATTGCCGAGACCTTTTCCGACTGGCACCACGATCTTGACCGCATCACCCTGGAGGTCACCGAAAGTGCCCTGATGGAAGACCCCGACGAAGCCCTGGCGACCCTGAACCAGCTGAAGGCATTGGGAGTCACGCTGTCGGTGGACGATTTTGGCACCGGGTACTCGTCCCTGTCCCAGCTTCGCAAGCTGCCGGTGCAGGAGCTGAAGATCGACAAATCGTTCGTCCTGAAGCTGGACTCCGAACCTCAGGACCAGCTGATTGTGAAGTCCACCATCGACATGGCCCACGGCCTGGGTCTGAAGGTGGTGGCCGAAGGCATCGAAACCCTGCCGGCCTGGCAGTTGCTGCAACAATGGGGCTGCAACCTGGGCCAGGGGTTCTACCTGAGCCGGCCCGTGGCCGCCACCGACCTTGCGGAAACCGCCAGGAGCCTGGTCGCCCGGCATCAGGAATTGACCAAACGCCCCATGGAGTATTCCCAATGA
- a CDS encoding methylamine utilization protein, with translation MRKSLAVVLASLVWSMPALSSELTITVTQGDSNEPVSDAVVYLDRVDEVTPITAEVYQKDRAFHPDVLILPVGSLVEFPNRDNTQHHVYSFSPAKPFNIELYADKPEAPVLFDTPGIVELGCNIHDHMQAFIIVTNTIAIGQTNDEGRVTLTTRAGSGQLPIKIWHPRLPDNTRPILRQLDSATSQTLAIDLVPKPAMDDSMDLLQQRFREL, from the coding sequence ATGAGGAAATCACTAGCTGTTGTGCTGGCGTCCCTGGTTTGGTCAATGCCGGCGCTATCGTCAGAACTCACCATCACTGTAACCCAGGGTGACAGCAACGAGCCGGTCTCTGACGCGGTGGTTTATCTGGACCGTGTTGACGAAGTTACTCCGATCACGGCAGAGGTTTACCAGAAAGACCGGGCGTTTCATCCGGATGTACTGATCCTGCCGGTCGGGTCCCTTGTCGAGTTTCCCAACCGCGACAACACCCAGCATCACGTCTATTCGTTCTCACCGGCGAAACCCTTCAATATCGAACTCTACGCCGACAAGCCGGAAGCGCCGGTCCTGTTCGATACCCCCGGCATTGTCGAACTGGGCTGCAACATCCACGACCACATGCAGGCCTTCATCATTGTCACCAACACCATCGCCATCGGGCAGACCAATGACGAGGGCCGGGTGACGCTGACGACGAGGGCCGGATCCGGCCAGCTCCCTATCAAGATCTGGCACCCGCGTCTGCCGGACAACACCCGGCCCATCCTGCGGCAACTGGACAGCGCCACGTCGCAAACCTTGGCCATTGACCTGGTTCCAAAGCCGGCCATGGACGACTCCATGGATCTGCTGCAACAGCGTTTCCGGGAACTCTGA
- a CDS encoding MATE family efflux transporter gives MLTNLTVPLLGLVDTAVLGHLESPEYLGAVAVGANLFSILYWTFGFMRMGTTGLAAQAWGKRDSFGQVALLLRSVMLAVGIGLLLILLHQPLISLGLTLMNPSPDVSSLAAEYAAIRIWSAPAVLCQYTLVGWLIGTQFPRGPMIMLIVANGLNIVLDILFVTGFGWNSRGVAIATVIAEYGAAGIGFAIVLSRMPEGQKLTRALIGGLADYLKILQVNRYIMVRTIALLLVLAFFTAQGARQGDTILAANAVLITFLLVISNALDGFANAAEALIGEAIGKGSRRRFRAVFHSALRWSLWGALLLTIVFVAGGRGLIALLTGIEDVRTTAWHYLPWLWLLPFAAVWGFLLDGVFIGATRTRDMQNTMLFSALGVFLPVWWLTTSWGNHGLWFSLICLMLARALSMGWLCWSHSQHGRWFRQH, from the coding sequence ATGCTGACCAACCTCACGGTTCCCCTGCTCGGCCTGGTGGATACTGCCGTCCTGGGCCATCTGGAGAGCCCGGAGTATCTGGGTGCGGTGGCCGTGGGCGCCAATTTGTTCAGCATCCTGTACTGGACGTTCGGGTTCATGCGCATGGGCACCACCGGCCTGGCCGCTCAGGCCTGGGGCAAGCGCGACAGCTTTGGCCAGGTGGCGCTGCTGCTGCGCTCGGTGATGCTTGCCGTAGGCATCGGGCTGCTGCTCATCCTGCTCCATCAACCCCTGATATCCCTGGGGCTGACGCTGATGAACCCCAGCCCGGATGTCAGCAGCCTCGCCGCCGAGTACGCTGCTATCCGGATCTGGAGCGCGCCGGCGGTCCTGTGCCAGTACACCCTGGTGGGCTGGCTGATCGGTACCCAGTTCCCGCGCGGTCCCATGATCATGCTGATCGTCGCCAACGGCCTGAACATTGTGCTCGACATACTGTTTGTCACCGGGTTCGGGTGGAACAGTCGGGGCGTTGCCATCGCCACGGTCATTGCCGAGTACGGGGCCGCCGGCATCGGGTTTGCCATCGTGCTGTCCCGGATGCCCGAGGGCCAGAAGCTGACTCGCGCCCTGATTGGCGGACTGGCCGACTACCTGAAGATCCTGCAGGTCAACCGCTACATCATGGTCCGGACCATTGCCCTGCTGCTGGTGCTCGCTTTTTTCACCGCCCAGGGCGCCCGGCAGGGTGATACCATTCTCGCCGCCAATGCGGTGCTGATCACCTTCCTGCTGGTCATCTCCAATGCGCTGGACGGATTTGCCAACGCCGCCGAAGCCCTGATCGGTGAAGCCATCGGCAAGGGCAGCCGGCGCCGATTCCGGGCCGTCTTCCACAGCGCACTGCGCTGGTCCCTGTGGGGCGCGCTGTTGCTGACCATTGTATTTGTGGCCGGAGGCCGCGGCCTGATTGCCCTGCTGACAGGCATTGAGGACGTCCGCACCACCGCCTGGCACTACCTGCCCTGGCTCTGGCTGCTGCCGTTTGCCGCGGTCTGGGGGTTCCTGCTCGACGGGGTCTTCATTGGCGCAACGCGCACCCGGGACATGCAGAACACCATGCTGTTTTCGGCACTTGGCGTGTTCCTGCCGGTCTGGTGGCTGACCACCAGCTGGGGCAATCACGGGCTCTGGTTTTCACTGATCTGCCTGATGCTCGCACGTGCCCTGAGCATGGGCTGGCTGTGCTGGTCCCACAGCCAACACGGACGCTGGTTCCGGCAACATTGA
- the coxB gene encoding cytochrome c oxidase subunit II, with translation MRVHAQRAGALLGGLMFPAWSMADWTLNMTPGVTGTSNEIFSLHMIILWICVAIGVVVFGVMFWSIFAHRKSQGYKPANFHENTLVEILWTIIPFVILVVMAIPATATLVDMYDTDESDVDIKVTGYQWKWQYEYINEDFGYFSNLATPRAQINNRQAKGENYLLEVDNPLIIPVGKKVRFLLTANDVIHSWWVPDFGVKKDAIPGFINETWTRVDEPGTYRGQCTELCGKDHGFMPVVVKAVPEEEYNTWVAEQKAAAEKERELTQKDWSMAELMERGEKAYQTACAACHQADGSGAPPAFPALKGSAIATEDMAAHIDIVVNGKSGTSMQAFGNQLSEVDLAAVITYERNAWGNNTGEMVTPKEIFDYKNQQ, from the coding sequence ATGCGCGTGCACGCTCAGCGGGCAGGTGCCCTTTTAGGCGGTCTGATGTTCCCCGCCTGGTCCATGGCGGACTGGACTCTGAACATGACCCCGGGGGTAACCGGCACCAGTAACGAGATATTCAGCCTTCACATGATCATTCTCTGGATCTGCGTCGCCATCGGCGTCGTGGTATTCGGGGTTATGTTCTGGTCCATCTTTGCCCACCGAAAATCCCAGGGCTACAAGCCTGCGAATTTTCATGAGAACACCCTGGTGGAGATTCTCTGGACCATCATTCCGTTTGTCATTCTCGTGGTCATGGCCATTCCGGCCACCGCCACCCTGGTCGATATGTACGATACGGACGAGTCCGACGTCGATATCAAGGTCACGGGCTACCAGTGGAAGTGGCAGTACGAGTACATCAACGAGGACTTTGGCTACTTCTCCAACCTCGCCACGCCCCGTGCACAGATCAACAACCGGCAGGCCAAGGGCGAGAACTACCTGCTGGAAGTGGACAACCCCCTGATTATTCCCGTTGGTAAAAAGGTCCGTTTCCTGCTGACTGCCAATGACGTCATCCATTCCTGGTGGGTGCCGGACTTTGGCGTCAAGAAGGACGCCATCCCCGGCTTCATCAACGAAACCTGGACCCGGGTGGACGAGCCCGGCACCTATCGTGGCCAGTGCACCGAACTGTGCGGCAAGGATCATGGCTTCATGCCGGTGGTGGTGAAGGCCGTTCCCGAAGAGGAATACAACACCTGGGTTGCGGAGCAGAAAGCCGCCGCCGAGAAAGAGCGCGAGCTGACCCAGAAAGACTGGAGCATGGCCGAGCTGATGGAACGGGGCGAGAAGGCCTATCAAACCGCCTGTGCCGCCTGCCACCAGGCCGACGGTAGCGGTGCGCCCCCGGCGTTCCCGGCGCTCAAGGGCAGTGCGATTGCGACCGAAGACATGGCCGCCCACATCGACATCGTGGTGAACGGCAAGTCCGGTACGTCGATGCAGGCGTTCGGCAACCAGTTGAGCGAGGTGGACCTGGCCGCGGTGATTACCTACGAGCGTAACGCCTGGGGTAACAACACCGGTGAAATGGTCACGCCCAAAGAAATTTTTGATTACAAGAACCAGCAGTAA
- the ctaD gene encoding cytochrome c oxidase subunit I → MSAVADTHAQDHHHGPAKGFSRWLLTTNHKDIGTMYLIFSFAMFLLGGTMAMVIRAELFQPGLQIVQPEFFNQMTTMHGLIMVFGAVMPAFVGLANWMIPLMIGAPDMALPRMNNWSFWLLPCAFLILVSTLFMEGGAPNFGWTFYAPLSTTYGPPSTTFFIFAVHIMGISSIMGAINVIATILNLRAPGMTLMKMPLFVWTWLITAFLLIAVMPVLAGVVTMMLMDINFGTSFFDASGGGDPVLFQHVFWFFGHPEVYIMILPAFGAVSHIIPAFSRKPLFGYASMVYAVGAIALLSFVVWAHHMFTVGIPIAGQLFFMYATMLIAVPTGVKVFNWVATMFRGALSFEAPMLFAVAFVILFTIGGFSGLMLAIAPADFQYHDTYFVVAHFHYVLVPGAIFGIFASAYFWLPKWTGHMYDETLAKTHFWLSFIGMNLAFFPMHFLGLAGMPRRIPDYALQFADFNMVSSIGAFMFGATQLLFLLIVVKCVRGGKKAAAQPWDGAEGLEWTVPSPAPYHTFATPPEVK, encoded by the coding sequence ATGAGTGCGGTTGCAGATACCCACGCCCAGGATCATCATCACGGCCCGGCAAAAGGTTTCAGCCGATGGCTGTTGACCACGAACCACAAGGATATCGGGACCATGTACCTGATATTCAGTTTCGCCATGTTCCTGCTGGGCGGAACCATGGCCATGGTCATCCGGGCAGAACTTTTCCAGCCCGGGCTGCAAATCGTGCAGCCGGAATTCTTCAACCAGATGACCACGATGCACGGCCTGATCATGGTCTTCGGTGCGGTGATGCCGGCCTTTGTCGGTCTGGCAAACTGGATGATTCCGCTGATGATCGGCGCGCCAGACATGGCACTTCCACGGATGAATAACTGGAGCTTCTGGCTGCTGCCCTGTGCCTTCCTGATTCTGGTTTCCACCCTCTTCATGGAAGGTGGTGCACCCAACTTCGGCTGGACCTTCTACGCGCCCCTCTCGACGACCTACGGGCCGCCCAGTACCACCTTCTTTATCTTTGCCGTCCATATCATGGGGATTTCCTCGATCATGGGCGCCATCAACGTCATTGCCACCATCCTGAACCTTCGGGCTCCGGGCATGACCCTGATGAAGATGCCCCTGTTTGTCTGGACCTGGCTGATCACCGCCTTCCTGCTGATCGCGGTCATGCCGGTGCTGGCCGGGGTCGTAACCATGATGCTGATGGACATCAACTTCGGCACCAGCTTCTTTGATGCCTCCGGCGGTGGTGACCCGGTCCTGTTCCAGCATGTGTTCTGGTTCTTCGGGCACCCCGAGGTCTACATCATGATCCTGCCCGCGTTCGGGGCGGTGTCGCACATCATACCGGCGTTCTCCCGCAAGCCACTGTTCGGCTACGCGTCTATGGTCTATGCCGTGGGTGCGATTGCGCTGCTGTCCTTCGTGGTCTGGGCCCACCACATGTTCACCGTGGGCATTCCCATCGCCGGCCAGCTGTTCTTCATGTACGCCACCATGCTGATTGCGGTGCCCACCGGGGTGAAGGTGTTCAACTGGGTGGCCACCATGTTCCGCGGCGCACTGAGTTTCGAGGCGCCGATGCTGTTTGCGGTGGCGTTCGTGATCCTGTTTACCATTGGTGGCTTTTCCGGTCTGATGCTGGCCATCGCCCCGGCCGATTTCCAGTACCATGACACCTACTTCGTGGTGGCCCATTTCCACTACGTACTGGTCCCGGGCGCCATCTTCGGCATCTTTGCCTCGGCGTACTTCTGGCTGCCGAAATGGACCGGCCACATGTACGACGAAACCCTGGCCAAGACGCATTTCTGGTTGTCGTTCATTGGCATGAACCTCGCCTTCTTCCCCATGCACTTCCTGGGCCTGGCCGGCATGCCGCGCCGGATTCCGGACTACGCCCTGCAGTTTGCTGATTTCAACATGGTCTCCAGTATCGGTGCCTTCATGTTCGGGGCCACCCAGTTGCTGTTCCTGCTGATCGTGGTGAAATGCGTTCGTGGCGGTAAGAAGGCGGCGGCTCAGCCCTGGGACGGGGCCGAAGGTCTTGAATGGACGGTGCCCTCGCCGGCGCCTTACCACACCTTCGCCACACCACCGGAAGTGAAGTAA